The DNA window TCTCACTCATCCTCTGTACATTCCTTTGTGCATTGCTCATGTCTCCCCACCCAACCATGTGCAGAACCCAAgttgactttatttttaatcttactGTAGAGCTAGGAAGCCCACATCATGGACCTGTTTTTGCAGGACAGAAAGATGACTCTTACCCCAAATTGTATGCTCCATCTTTCTGTGAAATGCTTTCACCAGAGAACATACCATTTAGGCACTAATATCTACAATAACCAGTAGGGTGAATGCAGAAAATCCTTGCTAATCTAACTGTTTATTCAAACTAATTCCActttaaaatagaagtaggCAACAGCAAATGTTTAACTGTTGCTTAGTTTTTCTGCTACAAATTTGTTTTAGTCTTAAAGAATTTTAAGTGTGTTTTGGTTATGTGTGTCCATCTGTCTCTTGAGCAGGAGAGCCCTGAAGCACTGTACCCAAGTTTGTGTTCTCATCTGAGGGCTCCATGTTTACCTGAATAGTAACAATTAGGACCCTTTTGGAGAGCACTCACTCTAATGCAGTGCAGAACACAGTGCACAGTTTGGATGTTGGCATTTTCTGCCACATAAAAACCCCGAGCCTAACAATTTACAAATTACACTACTGCTGAGAGGcctttcagctttctttttccattgtAATGATCTCTAGCAAAGGCAGTGGATCTTCTTCATTTTACATCAAATGTACAGCCCCAGAAGGAACTGGTGGGATATGCActtgcaaaatggaaaaaaattaatatgacAGACTTTCTTTGACTTTCATCTTCAGCAGTCTCTCaattaatgtgttttttcccccttatttccttttcctgttcaTGATGCAATGCAGGCAATTACTTCCTTTATTTGAACAGTAGGAGAGGGTGCTTATTCATTCTCTTCCTGTATGTCTCACGTGACACTTCCTATTTTTTGAAAGGCTGAACTGAAGGGTGGGTGAGAGCTTCTCCCAGGACTGAGAATCCTGGTTTTGGAGACTCCCTGCCCTGTGGTTTGTATAACAAGGTAGTATGATCCCTGACATCCTGGACAGAGGTCCAAAACCAAATACCAGCTTCTCCCTCCTGGTACTGCTGACTGTCCAAAATGGACACATTTGTTACTGTTTTTAGCTAAAAAGTTTCTGAGATTACAGTTTTTCAAAGTTTCTGAGATTACAGCTTTTCAAATCATTAGCATTAGTTCACCTGTAGTTTAAACACTTCCATTTTACCTTTGCTCTTACTGCCATCTACCAGACATCACCAGAATATGACAGGCTGTGTTTCATCTCCCCCAGAACAGATCTAGAGAGTTTTCAGCTGGAGGGAAAGGAGTAGGAGAGAGGTGAGAACTTTGGTAGACAGTGCAACAAAAAACATTGGTGAAAGCCTTTGATGTGTTTTaccttgttttggttttttctgtttgttctgttGTGTGTGGCTATTCTTCACAGGTCAAGACCTTCTTTACTGGAGTATTTAAGTTATCTCCTCAATTTTATGAGCATCATAGCAGGGCCTTGCAGCAATTACAAGGATTATATCGCCTTCATTGAAGGGAGGCATGTGCACATGAAACTGTTAGAAGTGAACTGGAAGCAGAAGGGTTATGACAGACTTCCTGATCCTTCTCCAACTGTAAGTTTTAAAATGACAAAGATTGATTGTAGGGGGCAGGAAAGTACAGCTTTGTACATGATTCTCATAATTAAAAGCTAAGAAGAAAAACCAGTTTGGGGTTATCTTGCCAGTAAAGGTTACAGtgagtttttttctgtcagtggCTGCTGGTTTTATCACAAAGTCAGAATGGGTGAAGAGGCTAGCGAATTTGCCAAATGGTTTTGGCATGCAAAAGGGGTCACTTGTTAGTGGTTGTCCTTTGTGCAGTGATGGGAATGGGCTGCAGATTCAGACAATGACAAGTTGCAGTTCAGCTCTAGACAAAAGAGGAAAtgtcagaaaaatgcaaaaaagtCAAATCTCCCCCATAGTGCGGGCGATATTAGAAGTACATTAATCACTGCTAATCAGAAACCATAGCCTGTCCAGGTGGTTTGCAAGAATACACTTTATACACTTTAAGATGTTTCAAGAGGTAATTTTATCAAATAGTTTTACCACTAatctggttttatatttttttagtattacTTAAAGCGTTCTTAGAAAATAGCCTTTTTGTAAAGCAGGATAGTGTAGCATGAGGTTCAGATTTCTCTCTCTTGTCTTAAAGTGACAGTGAAAGTGTAGTTTTGTGAATGTGCACAGAATATGTCCTCTGAAGTTGAGCATGTGCTTTTGTATAATGATTCCTATTGCACACAGTTGTCTTTTGACTGACCCTAGTAGTGTTAGTTCTGATTTACATTAGACTGACTGATGTCAGAAAAAGGCCTATATTGTGGAGGCTGAAAgtcaggagagaaaaaacataaaaaacataaaaaacaaTTTCACATTACTTTATTCCAGAATTTTggagaatatataaaaatagatcaaaaatcaaaagcataaaaaaatacttggttGTTTTAATAGgatattgcatttttattagCCTTTTGAGAACATGAGTCAATTTTCACATGGTATCCAAGTACCAGATTACTTTTTAATTACAGCTGGATCAAGAAGGGTTTACCCATGTAGTGTATTTGCAAACAAGCTTTGAACTACTACAATGATTGTCAATAATGGTGTGTAGGAAGCTAGGGAGCTGGAATAGAAAATGTGGCAGAGCACATACCCTGTATAGTGGATACAAGTGTGCTGTAACAACAAAATGCTTTTCGGACAAATGATTTTCAGTAAGACTTCTGGGTGGTAGCTGGCTAGTAAGACCTACTGTTGCACAGAATATCACTGCTTTTGGCTTCCAGGAGGAACCCAGTCTTTAGTTCCAGGAGAGGACAATACATTTAGAGAAGATTTCTGCTTTCCACTGTAGGGCTTGATAtgtttcctttcccattttagAATCTCCACACACTGATGTGGAGTCTGTCATGAAATTCATCACTGATTTTGATTTGTGATTGTCCTACCTATCTAAAGGTAGTTCAATAAACCAAATTAAACTAGAGCTGTGACTCTGGCCTTTTCTTGGTCATCTCTTCTAAATTAATTAGTATCAACTTTGTCACTGGTAACTTTAATGGTTCTTGAAGCCCATAGTTTTTGTATGTCATGAGCACTGCCTTGTTCTTCCCCTTAAGCAAGTGTTTCTAATCAATGTTTCATTGTTTGTGCTTTTTAGGGAGCAGTGATGTACAAGCTGTGTATCACACTAGTATCTCTCATTTTATTCTTGACACTTACCAAGAACTTTCCAATGGCATATATTATTGATAACGAATTTCTTGATAAAACTCCCTTCTTGTCAAGACTTGGTTACCTGTATGTTGTAACACAGGCAGCAAAACCAAAGTATTATTTTGCATGGACGTTGGGTAAGTCTGGCTACATTATGTAGTTTTATCTGTAGCAAATAAGTTTCTAAATGGGGGAGGAGGTCTGAGATCTGGGATGGGGGGGAAATGAAATTGTCCCTAGACCTGTAGTTCAAGTTCACGTGGGAGATGTGTTCCTTTAGGCAGTGGACCCTGTGCTTGTTGGAGGGCTGATGCCTCTAAAGCACTGTGGAGTCCTGTATACACCTTGGCTTTAAGCAGTCCAGAGAAAAGATTGGAGAACTTAGGGAGCAAAAGAAGTGTTGGGAAGGACCAAAATGTCtgcaaggaaaagggagaggagaagtAAGAGGGCTCACTGAAGAAGGAAGCAAATTTTTTTAGGAGCATTCAGACTGATggtcaaaataatatttttgcattttacctTCTTTTACAAGTCATATTTCACCATCTATATGTGAGGAGTCAAATCCTTTAGGCCAGGCTGAAAATATCCTGTATTTTTTTACTGGTGTTACAAGACATTGTGTGTAGGGGAGATCCTGGAAGTCCAGCAAGGAATGCATATACCTTGAAGTGGAGAAGGGTGTCACTGCGACAGGATGGAAGTAGCCAGGGAGATTCATTGCAAGGCTGTGATTAAACTGCTGGGAATAAAACTGTCAGATTCAGGGAAGGCAGCCAGGACTGGCATGTGTGGGATGGGAAAGGCTTTGAGAGAAAGAATGGCTTGGTCACAAACTTACTTTTGTGGGATCCAATGTTAAATTGTTGCCTTAATTTTTTCTGGCATTATAGTTAACTGGTAGGGTATTATTAAAGAGATAAGCTGAACTTGCATTTGTGACAAGACCAAGCTGCAGAGGCTCTAGAAATGTCTTACAAATGAGGCAGTTCGCAGAAAAGTATGTATTGCATAGTGGAGGGTAAGGCCTCATCTATTCACATCCCAAATCTCGGCAGGAAAACAGCAGGCACTTTAtcctttttttatcctttcccAGTTTTGCTCCCAGTGGCATGGCCCAGGGCATTACAAAAGCCCTGCTGAAACAGGCGATAGATGCTTCCTGTCCTCAGGACAGGACAGGCACACTATTGTGTGAGAGCTGCACTGCCCAGAtccatggaaagaaaattcagcttCTCACTGCATTAGGGGTAGTTCTGGGAACCCAGCTGCAAACCTAACTCCGAGCTGTCACTGAAACTACTTTGGGTCCGAGTGCCTCCATCCAAGGAGCTGTGAAAGCCAATACACAGCCCGAGCTGTTCAAGCCTGCGGGGAAACaaagctctgtgctctgcagagcttgTGGGGATTCAGGTTTTGTGAGCAGCTTGAGGGTGCACAGTTGTGACCTTTCTGTGCTTCACACCTtgctctgcagacagcagcctgggaagcaAAAGGCCAAGGGAGATGCTATATAATTATTGCTCATTCCATGATTCCTGGTTTATTGGTTTTGGTGAAGAAGCACTAATTATTTGGTCCCTGCTACTCTTGGAGCAAGGAAGAGCAAATCCAGGAGTCCACTGCTCTGGGGGGATGGTTATGTGCAGCTCCAGTCTCAGAGATTGGGCAGGATCTTGTGGGGCCAGCTTCAGGCAGGGTTGTTGTTTATTGTTTGAGGAGTTTTTAAGCAGGGAGAAGATGAAAAACATGGGGAGCTTTCTTTCCATCAGTAAAACCTATCTCATTTAGGAAAgtgggaaacaaaacagaaagttttAGGTTAGAGAAAGTTgcttgcttatttatttattataagtCTTGTTGCTGATAATTAGGTTCCCTCCCTAGTTTTGTGCACTAGGGCTTCTCTATGAGCTTGTGCCTGTACTCACAGCATTTACAAagtaaaatcagttttcattcTTGAGGAAGAAATGCCGACCTTTTTAAAGAATGACCAGACTTGTATTTTGTAAATGACATGGAAGGAAAAGCCTAACCTGTATTTGtgcttccctttttcttccaaTGATCCTCAGTGTTGGCTGCAACTAGTGGTCCTGAGACAATAAAGAATTCTCCTTTCTGTTTCCATAGTCCTCCAAGTAGGTATTTCTAGCAGGGGCACATTGAAATCAGAATCTTGAGACCCAGTGATGAGGTGACTCCCAGGCACTCTGAGAGGGGATGTGATTGACAAGACTGCATCAGTGTGTAATGCCTACTGTTATCCAAGCTTTTACTTGCTTTAAGGTAGCTACATGTGTAACTGAAGTTACTCAATATTTGGTTCATAGAGATGTTGAGGCACTTTAGTGAGGCACTCAGCAACAGGATTAGCAAAAGGCTTTGTCTGCAGAATTCTGAATGACAGTCTTAATTAACATAGCCATGTTTGAACtcttaatagaaataataagCATGTCTTTGAGATAttaagtttttttctgaaaaatgctgtGACATCCAGGTGCCCTTTCGAGAAAACTGCTCATTCATTCTATGGTAATATCTGTCTCAGATGAATGATAAAGGCCTAATAATAGGAAAAGTGATTTatatttgttgttattttattattttatttcttctgcacaAGGAATAGCTAGTCTTTCCTCTTGAGGAAATGACTCTTGTGTAGCCTTATAGTAATGCCCCTTTGCAAAGAAGAAGCTTCTCCTAGAAAGAGAGGTTGCTAAATCCTACAAATCTGGCTTGAATGTTTGTTTAATGCCATAGTGACTTGTAAGAAAACAGGTCTCTTCCAGCAGTCTGATTTTACCTGTTTTGCTTTGACATTGCAGCAGATGCAGTCAACAATGCAGCTGGTTATGGATTCAGTGGAGTTGATGAGAGAGGCACTTTCCGCTGGGACCTGTTGTCCAATTTGAATATCTGGAACATTGAGGTGAGATAAAGGAGTGGCTGCATTGGCATAATTATACAGAAATGAGCATAGTATTGGGTAAAGGCTTTACTGAAAGGAAAGTAAATCTATGCTACCAGACTGCTCCTCTTTAGCATGAAGaggttttgtattttatgtgtTGGACAGATAAAATGCATCTGTCTCACAGGCTTCCTTACATTCTGTATTCAGGTGGTATTTCTAAATAGTTTCATGAGGGCTAAAAAATAATGATATCAGATATTTAATAAATGAACAGTCAATTACTGTAGATTGTGACTGAGCTCAGTGGGTCAGTAAATTGTTCACAGCTCTGATTCTTCACCATCTGTGgtgtgttctgtttatttacttttaacAATCTTTCACTTCTGTAGCCCAGTTGAGATGAATGGTGGTAGATGAAAGAGGCTGTCACAAGTGGCACAGACACATGCAAGGGTTGAACTGCCTCTGGTACGTGGAGAAAAGCAAGGGTAGGAGACATAAGAGGTACAAACCAAGCAACCTGAGTGGGAGCTGACAGGGCACACAGAGTTTAGGTGGGTGCCAGTCTAGAACACCATGCAGCAAGCCACACTGTTGCTCAAAACATCTCTCATTCCTTCCTTCTGACTGCTACATACTTTTTGATACATTAGCCTTCTGAAAACTATTAATGTTTGTGTCTCTAATGTAAAAGGTGGCCCATATAATTTGTTTGCCCCGAATAATATTTTGTGAGTGCAAGTGAGATGTGGAAATATTTATGTGTCTGCGACTGCTTTCTAAAGGCTTCTTTTTTAGAAATAGGAGAAGTCTCCCTCTGTAATTCTCTAGTTGTGATTTTAAAAGTAATCACAGATAAAAATAAGTTGCCTGCTTTATTGCTGAACAATCTGTGACTAAATGAATGTCCTGTAATAGCTCTTCTCAAAAATGAAAGAGCCCCTGTAATTCTTCCTTGAAGATGCCAAAATTGGAAGTCTCTGTTTTTcaacattctttctctttttcttttttaaccatGATTAATCCTCAGTGTAGTCCTTGATGAGTACAGGATACACAGCCCAGAAATGCTTTACACTTCTTGATGACAGCAACACCCTAGATAGCACTCTGAGATCTTGAATCTATATCTAATACAGTTTTGGGGCAGGAGATGCTTCTTACTTTGATGGGCTGAGGCAGCTTCTGTTTGAAAGAGGAAAGTAAAATTCAGCGAGTACTCTTCAGTCAAGCCAAATGAAGGAAACAGGAGCCTTTGCTCCTCTCTACCCACTGAACTGATGACCTCTCAAAATGTACTTCCTTTATGGGTCACATGGGCAACAGagatcagaaattatttccaagaGCATAAAATAGGGTGCTGTctgattttttcatgtttgcaaTGAGAAAAAGAGAGGCTACAGAGACCATGGCTTTGGCTAAGCCTTAAACCATCACTTTATGTGCCAATAGCAGTGCTGGTGGTTGAAGTGTGATTGTACAGTGTATACAGATACAGTCTACATATTCAGCAGGTAGAGCCACCTGCATGTGTAAAATTACCTCGGAGTTCGGAACTTGGGTGCTAAATGTGACTATCTGATCTGTAGAAAAGATAAGCACATGGAAGGGGTTGTGTGGGCCTTAAAACATGACAGGGGCTAAGCCCACGTGGGGGACTTGAAAGCCTTGGCAGCGTGCTTGTTTTGACAGCCAGCAACTACTTCCTCTCTTGGTAATGTAACAGGGGAACTTAAAGGAGGCCAAAAGAGAGTGACAATATTAGTCGGAAGAGAAATGGTGTTTTTCTTGGCATCTCGTGGTGCAgtaatgcaattaaaatgtgGCAGTGCTGCATTGGGAATTGCTAATCATTTTAACTCTTTAAATGCAGAGGATGAAATGCTAGCTTTAAGGATTCTGTGTGGAAGTGCAAAGATATCTGCACATTTCCCTTGGAAGCCTTTGCCCTTAATccattttttcagtcattttttcCATCCCTTGCCTTCGGCTGATATAGCAAAATATTGCTGTGTCCCCACTTGGCCAGGGTGTCCTTGGAGATTTCTGCCAGCAGGTGAGGGACCAAGATGGAGTTAGGAGGTGAAGTTCATCAGCAGTGGGGGAACCAATGCTGAACAACTGCGTCCAGCAGTCCTCTAAATCTGGGGGACTTCAGAGAAGGAGGTATGGGTGGTTCTCTCAGGATACTGGAGTCCACTCTGGTTTCTCAAGATCAGCAGTGAGCTGAGAACTGGCTTCTAAATTTAGTCCTAATTTTTTTGCCTATGGTTTTCAAGGAACAATGTCTTCccccttccttctccagaaagtaatagtaataataaaaataacaataaagtctttttttttttttttaataacacttTGTTTTAGTACCACCGTAGGGAAGTCCAGATTGCATAATGGGTGGCAAGATATCTcttccagaaataaaacaatgaacTGAAAGGAAGGCCAAACATATAAAACAAGAAAGCTTCTCCGATTGCCCATTATTTGAAAAGTAACCAAACACTGTATTTAATTATATGAGACAATGTGAGATTTTAGAGCAAGTGCCAAGTGTTAGCAGTGAGCCATCAGCCTAGTTAATGTCCCTCCCAAGTCATATTAGTATAATGATGGATTGTGGCACAGTCATCATAAAAGTTAGCTGctagaattaatattttccatgtaCCTCCTCACTAATTTAAATTGCAAGTAGTATTTCACAGGCTTCATTGCTAACATTTAATGTGAACTTCTTTCTTAGACTGcaacaagttttaaaatgtacattGAAAACTGGAACATTCAGACAGCTGCCTGGCTGAAACGGTAAGAGTAATGAAACAGTTACGTGCTCATGAGATCCAAAAGCTCTCTATGGCCTGGAAAAGCGTTGCTTTGGCTCTCATAAATGTAAAGCCTCTTGTTCTTCCTTTGTTTCCTGTGTCTGTAATAGTTGGTGCAATACAAGGGTATTTGGTGCTGTAAAGTTTTATTGCTACAAGTGTAAAATGCTCCTATTTTATATATGAGCAGCAAAGTCATAAACAAACTGTTCAAAACTTCCATAATAGAAAGCAATGTTGTTTCCCTCCATTAACTTTCCTGTACTGTTTTGCTTTGCTATATTATGCTTCCCATGCTGAGGTGAGTCTTGCTGTGTCACTGGGATCCAGAAAGTCAGCAAGAAATAAGGTCAAAATCTTCAGAGCACCAGTGTAGTCTGGTTTGGAGTTACCCTAAGGTGCTTGTTAGGCAGTCCTTGCTTAGGATATGCAGAAGATACTTATAGCACTGAGATGATCTGATTTTAACCTGTGACTTTTAAGGCACATATTATAAATACTAGcataaatgcaaattttgtaGATTGGATTGTGTCTCATTACTCATTTCACTTTCTGGTGTGATTAAAGCTCAGTGTACAGTCAACATAGTGTCTGAAATGCAGGCACATATTTATTGTAGTTTTTGTAACTATAATGATGGTAAATCTATACATCTTAAAACTCAATGTCtactatttttcattattcaaaTGGTTCCTGGTAAGAAATGTATTATCTTGACTTGTTTCTGTGGAGCACAGCATTTGATTTAAACTTCAGATAGCCAAATAGTCTGGGTGTTGTTTTCTTGAACTCTTATTCTTGCATCTCGGGAGTAAGATTTTTGATGCTAAAGTTAGCTGGAATTCCCTGTTTTGCAGTAGTTTAGGGCACTCCCTGTTGTTCCCAGCATCTGCCAGATAACTGTGCCTAAAAATACCTCTCTTCACTAGAGTGAAGGGTAGGGTCACATCTCTTTATCTTTCAACTTGCTCTTGATCTGTCATCAGAGTTTGGAAGGGTAATGTATGATTCCAGATAGAGATGTAAAGGTGAACAAAGTCTTTCCTGCCCTTTATTCCATTATTGGTTTAAATGCTTTGAGCACCAGAAATATTTGTACAGGCACTCTTTGGGAACTCATTTGCCTATAAGCATGCTTCCTCATTCCATCTAAACCTCCATTTAAATGAAGGGAGAGTATCTCATGCCCTAGCCTGTGACTGAACCAAGATAAGACAACTAAGAAAACAGAGTAAGACCTTAGAAACAGAAGGATTTCAAGTGCAGTGGCCATTGTTCAacctcttctgttttgttttcatttttgcagtgtCTGCTATGACAGAGCTCCCTGGTACCCTACGGCTTTAACATTTATCCTGTCGGCCCTGTGGCATGGTATCTATCCTGGATATTATTTTACGTTTCTGACTGGAATCCTTATCACACTCGCAGCCAGAGCAGTACGTACCTTTCATTGTTCTCTTCTAAGGCTAGACACTATCCAGCTATCAGCTGCACCCTCACATGGTCAAGCAGCTTGTCCCTGCTGTGAGCCCTCTTTCATGCCTTTGCAGGCTTGATGTTCGCTGAAACTCTGTTCTGTGTTGATGCTAATTGCAAAGTACCCAGCAGTTATAACCAGCACCAATTCTGGATGTGAtgcactgctgtccctggctgtcagAGGAAATGTTGCTTGAGGATGTACAGTTAGGGGTGCCACCAGCTATGTCCATACAGTCAAATTAGCTTGGGATTCAAGGTCATGTTGGATTCCAGACTTCTCCTAGGTCATGTTGCTGTATGCTGGTTTATAATTAACTCTGGGCCCAGTCTTGCACAAGAAGGTGCTGTGGGTTGAGCATTAGCCCAGACTTGAACAATTTGTGTGGATGCAATTGAGGCAGTAAAATGGTCTCTGTGTTTATGGGCCTTATTTTGTGTAGAGTCACGAAACACAGAACAGTGTTCATGTCTCACTGTTCTTAAATTTATCACTGCTGATCTTTCAGGCTGAACCAGCCActtgtgcagggctggggagcaccACTTGTCTTTTGGAGTTGACTACAGATAAATAACCAGGTTAATCTGAAAGGAGAATTAAACTAGTGACCAGTATTAACCACTATCGCTACAGCAGGTTGCTTTGCCTCTCATTTATAAGGATTTCACATATGTGAAACTAACTTAAAATCTCTAGGGAATGGCACACACTTGTAGGTATAAGCACTTACTTGTTCATTTAAAGTAACTTTGATTTACTGTTGATAATCAGTAAGAAATGAAAACCAGGAGGGAGGAACAGCTTCCCTCCCAAAAAATATTGTGCCAGACATCCAGAATGCGAGAGTCTGCACCTGTGGTTATGACAGACTAAACTGGGGGCCGCTTCTCTGTTTGCCACTGGTTGACTATGAAATCTTGAAAATGCCTGTCCATACATGTCTGTATTCCTGCTTCCAGTGCTTTGTAACTGGTGAATAAACTTTGCTGTGATACTAATGCTGATGGTAAACAGAGAGTCATGCACTGCTTTGTGTCTGTGTGACTTTGTCTAAGAAAtgaattaatataattttctgcttACTTTTTCCTGACCTGCAGATAAGAAACAACTGCAGACATTACTTCCTCTCGTCAGTGCCTCTTAAGATAGCCTACGACATTGTTACTTGGGCGGTCACTCAGCTGGCTGTGTGCTACACTGTCGCACCATTTGTTATGCTGGCTGTGGAGCCCACCATTAAGTTTTACAAGTAAGTCCTCTTCCCTTGACTTTGTTCTCCAGGGTGGT is part of the Vidua chalybeata isolate OUT-0048 chromosome 1, bVidCha1 merged haplotype, whole genome shotgun sequence genome and encodes:
- the MBOAT1 gene encoding lysophospholipid acyltransferase 1 isoform X2 produces the protein MAEPPGAPQRTTGSTLLHPLSALLGIPLDQINFVACQLFALLAAFWFRIYLSPSHASSAVRHAFATLFGIYFAVFCFGWYSIHLFVLVMMSYGIMNMASIPNIHRYSFVVAMGYLTLCHISRIYIFHYGILTTDFSGPLMIITQKITTLACQLHDGIGRQAEELTAEQNRLAVKSRPSLLEYLSYLLNFMSIIAGPCSNYKDYIAFIEGRHVHMKLLEVNWKQKGYDRLPDPSPTGAVMYKLCITLVSLILFLTLTKNFPMAYIIDNEFLDKTPFLSRLGYLYVVTQAAKPKYYFAWTLADAVNNAAGYGFSGVDERGTFRWDLLSNLNIWNIETATSFKMYIENWNIQTAAWLKRVCYDRAPWYPTALTFILSALWHGIYPGYYFTFLTGILITLAARAIRNNCRHYFLSSVPLKIAYDIVTWAVTQLAVCYTVAPFVMLAVEPTIKFYKSTPADLRED
- the MBOAT1 gene encoding lysophospholipid acyltransferase 1 isoform X1 encodes the protein MAEPPGAPQRTTGSTLLHPLSALLGIPLDQINFVACQLFALLAAFWFRIYLSPSHASSAVRHAFATLFGIYFAVFCFGWYSIHLFVLVMMSYGIMNMASIPNIHRYSFVVAMGYLTLCHISRIYIFHYGILTTDFSGPLMIITQKITTLACQLHDGIGRQAEELTAEQNRLAVKSRPSLLEYLSYLLNFMSIIAGPCSNYKDYIAFIEGRHVHMKLLEVNWKQKGYDRLPDPSPTGAVMYKLCITLVSLILFLTLTKNFPMAYIIDNEFLDKTPFLSRLGYLYVVTQAAKPKYYFAWTLADAVNNAAGYGFSGVDERGTFRWDLLSNLNIWNIETATSFKMYIENWNIQTAAWLKRVCYDRAPWYPTALTFILSALWHGIYPGYYFTFLTGILITLAARAIRNNCRHYFLSSVPLKIAYDIVTWAVTQLAVCYTVAPFVMLAVEPTIKFYKSVYFHMHILSILVLLLLPIRPQTHSVRRAQNQAMLNSIKSKDK